TCGCGAATTTTCAGGTCTCCGGTCAGTTTGTAGTCGCCGGAAGCTGTTTTACTCAACAATCCGTTGCTGAATACCAGGTGCGAATATTTTTCTGCTGAGAAAAAATCGTCTGACTTAAGGTGTGCATCGCGGTCTGCATTGTTGGTGCTAATGCTGTTTACATCAATGCTGAAGCTGATCTCTGCATCACTGAAGTCGTCCTGATCTGCATATACCGCGCCTTCAAATTTGCTGAATGTACCGGTAACTGTCGTGATGACCAGGTGCTTTACCTTGAAAGTTACTTCTGTATGTGCCGGATCAATGGCCCATTGGGTTTTGGTGGATACTTGTGCGTTTGCCATAAGAATTTTTGTTTGGTAAATGATGATTGACTTAACAACACAAAGTTCGCCCGCTCAATTACCCAAAACATTGAACCAGGTTAAGAAATCTTTTTATTTTTTATATCGGTTTTCCTCTTTACTCCGAACGCAAACTTCCGGCTGGATTGGTCAATACAGCTCTGACAGATTCGTAACTGATGGTTAAAACTGCAATGAGGACAGTGGAAATACTGGCAATCAGGAAAATGTCCCAGTTCATATCAATTTTATAGGTATATTCTTTTAACCATAGATTCATCATGTACCACCCCACAGGTATAGCAAGTATGATCGAAATGAATACTAGTTTTAAATAGTTGAAAGTCAGCATACCCAACAGATTGCCAAACGATGCACCCAACACTTTCCGGATGCTGATTTCCTTTCGCCGCTGCTCCACCATAAACGCTGAAAGGGCAAATAAACCCAAACAGGCAATGATCATCGCTAAAATCGCAAAACTGGTGAAAATTCGCCCTGTTTGCTGTACGTCTTTATACATTTGGGCATATCGTTCATCTAAAAATGTATATCGGATCGGCTGGTTGGGCGCAAATTCATCCCAAACGGCGGTAACTGACTGAAGGGTTGCTCTCATATCTTCTGATTGGACCTTCACGGAAACAATCGAACCATAATTGTT
The Bacteroidia bacterium DNA segment above includes these coding regions:
- a CDS encoding YceI family protein; its protein translation is MANAQVSTKTQWAIDPAHTEVTFKVKHLVITTVTGTFSKFEGAVYADQDDFSDAEISFSIDVNSISTNNADRDAHLKSDDFFSAEKYSHLVFSNGLLSKTASGDYKLTGDLKIRDITKTVTLDVDYNGTVKDPWGNSKAGFEITGNINRKDFNLTWNAVTESGGLLVGEDVKLMISVQLAKA